In Pseudobythopirellula maris, the genomic stretch TCCCAATCCAAAGCGAAGAGCGGGTCCACCAGGTCGGCGCCGTGCTCACCGAGGGCCACGTCGAAACGCCGTTCCAGATCGCCTCGACCGTCGCCGAGCCGTGGCGCGACGACTCCGTCGGCTCCTACAACCGCTGGCAGAGCACGCTGCAAACCGTCCGGCGCAAGGCGCTGGTGCGGGTCGAGCCGACCGGGGCCGGGTACAACGTCGCGGTCCGAGTCGACAAGCAGCTCGAGGACCTGCCGAGCCCCGAGCTCGCCACCGCCGGCGCCGCCGCGCTGCGCAGCGACACCTCGCTGCCCACGGACCGGCTCACGCCTGTCGACCGCACCCTGGTCTCCGATCGCTGGATCCCAATCGGCCGCGACGAGCCGCTCGAGCAAGAGATGCTCAGCCGCATCAAGCAGCGGCTGGGCGGCGCTTGAAGCTCGCGCCATCTGTAGGGAACGCCCTCTGTGGCGTTCCAGCCCCGGGTTCACGGCCGTGGCGCACAACGACACCGCACAACGCACCCCGGGAAAAAGCCCGTTTGCCGGGGCTCGGACCGCCACCGAGGGCGGTCCCTACAGGGGTCGATCCGCGGGCGTTCACGCCGTGGCGTTGCTCGCCGCCGAGATCGGCAGCCCCAGCTTCGGCGTCGGCGCGAGCACCGTTTCTTGAGCCACGGGCAGCTTGAGTGTGAACGCCGTGCCGACCCCCACCTTGCTCTCCACCCGCAGCCGGCCGCCGTGGGCCTCGATGATCTCGCGACAAGCAGAAAGCCCCACGCCGGCGCCCCCTTTGCCCGTCTCGTCGGGGCCCGATTTCGTGCTGTAGAACTTCTCGAAGATCCGCGGCAAACTCTCGGTCGGGATCCCCTCGCCCGTGTCGCGCACCACCAGGTCGACCGTGCCGGCCTGCGGGTCCTCGGCGACGCGGATGATCACCCGCCCGCCGCGCGGCATCGCCTGGCGGGCGTTCGTCAGCAGGTTCATCAGCACCTGCTGGATCTGGTTGGCGATGACCATCGACCGCCGCTCGGTCTCGTACGACGTTTCGACCTGGACGCGGTACTTCTGCATCTCACGCTCGAGCAGCACGAGCGTCTCGGCCACCAGGGCCGACAGGTCGGTCGGCGCCGCCTCGGCCCCGCGGTTGCGGGCCATGCCGAGCACGCTGTTGGTGATCTTCTCGGCCCGCTGGCCGGCGCCGTAGATCTTCTCCAGCGCCTTGGTGCGGGTCGGCTCGTCGGTGTGCCGCAGGCCGAGCTTGGCGTAGTTGAGGATCGTCGTCAGGACGTTGTTGAACTCGTGCGTGGTGGTGCTCACCAGCTCGCCCAAGGCGGTCATCTTCTGCGCCTCGAGCAGCTCGGCCCGCAACGCCTGCACCTGCCGCTCCAGCTCGGCGACACGCCCCGGCTCGGGCAGATCGTGGGAAGAGTCAGAAGCCGCCTGGCCATGGGGCATAGCTGTACCGTGAGAGTGAGAGAGACGACGGCTGGTGGAAAGCACGCGTGGGTGTCGCGTACTAAGGCTATCGTCGCCTCGCTTCGGCCCACTGCACACGTTAAGAGCGGGGCCGATCGGGCGCCTCAGTCTTCCCAGTCCCACGTGATAGCACGCCGCGCGACGCCCTCGGGCGCCGCCGATCACTGTTCGCGGTTGCCCAACCCGTACAGTTTGTGAGCCTCGATGTCGTCGGCCACCGCGGCGTCCGTCATCTCTCGCCACGGCTCGCCCACCGCGATGCGGCGACGCAGGTCGCTGCTGCTCACCTCGGTGGCGGGCATCGCGACCCGGCTGGCCGCGATCGCGGCCAGCCGGTCGCCGCCCACCAGGCCGCTCAGCACGCCGAAGTCGGGCTCCGGCTCGCCGGGGCGGCAGACCACCATCGGCGTCGCCAGGGCGAGCACCTCGGCGGGCCCTCGCCACGTTGGCAGATCGTGCAGCGTGTCGGCGCCCATTAAGAAGAACAGCTCGGCGTCGGGCAGTTGACGGCGGATCTCCCGCAGGGTGTCGACCGAGTAGCTCACCTCACCGCGCTCGACCTCAAGGGTCGAGACCTCCATGCCGGGACGCCCCTCAAGGGCCAGCCTCAGCATCCGCACACGGTCGGCGTCGCCCGCCACGGGCCCGCCGGGCTTGTGGGGCTGCACGGCCGACGGAACGAACCACACGCGATCGAGCCCGCCCTGCTCCATGCAGCACTCGGCCAGCAGCAGATGGCCGCGGTGCACCGGGTCGAAGCTGCCGCCGAACAAGCCGAGACGCATGGGTGGGAAGATGTCAGAGGAGAGAGGTCGGAGGTCGGGGCCGTGTGGGCGGGCCGTCAATCGTGGGGCGATAACTGCTATCCTAACCGGCTTCGCTCTGTCGCCCTATCCTCACTAGTCCCACACTCCTCCCGACGCCCTCGCCTTGGCCGCCCAGCAGAGCCTGTTCGCAGACGACCCGCCCGACTGGGAGCAAGACGCCGCCGGCGAGGCGCTCACGGCGACCGTGGTGATGGCGGGCGCCGGCGGCGGAGCGGCGGGCGAGTTCGACTACCTCGTGCCCGACCAGCTGGCCGATCCGCGCAACCCCGAGACACGGGCCGAGCCGGGCCGCCGGGTGCTGGTGCCGTTCGGCCGCGGCGACCGGCGGCTCTCGGCCTACTGCGTGGCGGTCGGCGTGAAACCGCGCGGCGCCAGGCGGCTGAAGTCGCTGCTCGAGGTGCTCGACCCGGCGCCGCTCATCAGCGAATCGATGCTCCGCCTCGCCCGCTGGATGGCCGAGTACTATCTGACGCCCTTGGGCCAGGTGCTCGAAACCGTGCTGCCGGCCGGCGTGCGCGGCGCGGCCGGCACGCGCGAGGTCACGCTGCTGAGCGTGCCTACGGCCGTGGCGGCCCGGCTCACGCGGCTCGAGTTGCCCGAGAAGCAGCGGCGCGCCCTCGAATCGCTCGCCGCTAGCACCAAGCCGCTCTCGCCGCCGCAGCTCGCCAAGCTGGCCGACTGCACCACGGCGCCGATCAACGCCCTCAGGAAGAAGGGGCTCGTCGAGTCGCGCGTCGAGCGGCTCGACACGGCGCAAGCCGACGAGCTGCTCGCCCCCACGGTCGAACGCCAGCAGCCCAAGCAGCTCAACAAGGACCAGGCCCACACGCTCGCCACGATCCTCGCGGCCCTCGAGGCGCCGCAAAGCCAAACGGTGCTGATCCACGGCGTTACGGGCAGCGGCAAGACCGAGGTCTACATCCAGGCGATCGAGCGCGTGGTCGGCTTCGGCCGGCAGGCGATCGTGCTCGTACCGGAGATCAGCCTCACGCCGCAGACCGTCGGCCGGTTCCGCGAGCGGTTCGACCACATCGCCGTGCTGCACAGCCACCAGAGCGACGTCGAACGCCACCGCCAGTGGCGGCGGATCGCGGCGGGCGAGATCCAAGTGGTGGTCGGCGCCCGCAGCGCGGTCTTCGCCCCCACGCCGCACCTGGGGCTGATCGTCATCGACGAGGAGCACGAGACCTCGTTCAAGCAAGACACGGCGCCACGCTACCACGCCCGCGAAGTCGCCCGCCGGCGGGCCGAGGCCGCCCGGGCGCCGCTAGTGCTCTCCAGCGCCACGCCGTCGCTCGAGGCGTGGGTGCGGGCCGACGGGCCCGACCCCGACGCCCTGCTCGCCTCGATGCCGCGGCGCGTCGGCGGCCTGCCGATGCCCGACGTACGCACCATCGACCTGGTGCAAGAGGCTCACGGCCGCGGCGGCCGCGGCGCCATCAGCCGGCCGCTCTCCCAGGCGATCCACGCCTCGCTCGAAGACCGCGGCCAGGTGATCCTGCTGCTCAACCGCCGCGGGTTCTCGACCCACGTCCGCTGCCCGTCGTGCGGTTACCTCTTGGAGTGCCCGCACTGCGAGACGGCGCTCACGTTCCACCGCGACACGAACGTGGCCCTCTGCCACTGGTGCGACTACCGCGAGCCGCCGCCGAGGATCTGCCCCGACTGCAAGTCGGCAGGCGTGAACTACCACGGCCTCGGCACGCAGAAGCTCGAGGCGGAGGTGCGGGCCCGGTTCCCGAGCGCCAACGTCCTGAGGATGGACACCGACACGATGCGCTCCCCCGGCAGCCACGAGCGGGCGCTCGACGCCTTCCGCCGCGGCGAGGTGCAGGTGCTCTTGGGCACGCAGATGATCGCCAAGGGTCTCGACTTCCCGAACGTCACGCTCGTGGGCGTGATCAACGCCGACTCGGCGCTGCATTGGCCCGACTTCCGCGCCAGCGAGCGGACCTTCCAGCTCGTCACCCAAGTGGCCGGCCGCACGGGGCGCGGCGAGCGCGGCGGGCGGGTGATGGTGCAGACCTTCGAGCCGGGCCACCCGGCCATCGCCGCCGCGGTGCGGCACGACTACGCCGCGTTCGCCGCCGGCGAGCTGCCCGAACGCGAGGCGCTCGGCTACCCCCCGTACGGCTCGGTGGTGCGGATGATCGCCCGCGGCGAGAACGCCAAGCTTGTCGAGGCGCTGCTCGCCAAGGCGGCCGACACGATCCGCCGCCACGGCGAGGAGTTCGACGCCATGGGCCCCGCTCACGCGCTGCGGGTGATCGGCCCCGCGCCGGCGCCGCTGGAGAAGCTGCGCGGCGAGTACCGCTTCCACTTGCTCGTGCGCAGCCGCGACGGCGCGGCGTTGCACCGGGTGATGCAACGCGTGGCGGCGGAGCTCGAAGCGCCCGACGGGGTGCGGTGGGTCGTTGACGTCGACCCGGTCGACATGATGTGAGCCGCGTGCTGGCGAACCATCAACGCGCGGCCAAGAATAGTTTCGAATCGCTTGGCCAGAGTCCCGCCAGAAAAGTTGCCCGCGCTCGGCGCCGTGAAAAGAGGCCTCGTCGTGTCATGAGAGAGGGCAAAATCGAGCGAAGGGGCGATGGATCGCAAAAAAGTCACCCCCTGCGGCGCCCAATTATCTTTGTAACGCCTCTTTTACCTAATTTCGACAATCGCTTTTGGGCCGCGCGCGCAGCAGCGATTCTTGGCCACTCGCGATTTTGTCCTAAGTCGTTGCCATTAGATCGTTTAGCGGAGCCCAGCGGAGTCCGCCGAAGGCGGATAAGTCGCGCCAAACTATTTTTGGGCCAAGGTTTGAGTCGGTTCGGTGGAAGGGGAACCACGAAGGAACAACGCCGACGATCGCAGGATAGCGCCGCAGCGCGAAGCAGGTCCCACGCGGCTGGCAAAAAGTTAGGGTGGCTGGGTTCGCAGCCGCTAGACGTAGCCCCCAGCTTTTAGCGAGCAGACGCCCCCTTGGTGATTCTCCGGGGGCTCCGCTTCGCTGCGACCCCGGGCGCCCGGCGCATAACGCGTGCCGAACAGGATTGGGGCAAGCCAGCAGTGGCGCCCGGCGCCAAATGTGGGTCACACATTTGCACTTGGCGGTGACACAGAAGATCCATTCCGAGCATTATCAGCTTCCTTCTCCAAGATAGTTCTGAATGCGTCGAACTGCAGACACCACAACTGGGTCGATTCCATCCGATTCGGCTGGAGCGTTCAAACGCCTTAAATCCGCGCAGGAGTGAGCAAGCTCATGCACCTTCAAACGTACATCGTCGCTTCCTACTGCCTCCTGGTTGTTTTTTCCTGCTTGCTGTTGGCCGCAGTCGCGTTGCTCGGTACGGCGGCTTTCGAATGGAAAACACCTTTGAGAAATCGACGCCTCAAGACTTCCTGTGGGCTATTCCTCGCAGCTTTAGTAGTCCTGGCATTGCCTAGAGTACTATTTGCGTTTGTTGAATTCTCCCAAGGGATGACGAAGGAGATGTACGAGAAGAATCGCACCGAAATGGACAGCAGAGCATCCGAAACATCCCATGTAGGCCTTGGGGAATTCGCTCCAGATTTTTCCATTGAGGTGGACGATGGCACGTCCTTCACGCTGTCTGGGCACAGAGGATCGGTCGTCCTCGTCAACTTCTTCAGGACTGATTGTGGGCCATGTAATCTAGAGTTCCCTGTGTTGCAGGAGATCTGGGAGAAGCACGGCAGCCGAGATGACTTCGGCATGATTGCAATAAGCCGTGGCGAAACGATGGAGGCCGTCACCTCGTTCAAAAGTGCAAACAAGCTCACGCTGCCTACTGCGGTTGATGATAACAGCTCTATCTACGATCAGTACGCTCCGGCGCACATTCCTCGAACTTACCTCGTGTCACGCGATGGAACGATAGGCTTCCAAACAATGGGGTTTATGAGTGACTACAAGTACGACGGGGACTCAGAACAGTTGCGCACGACTGTCGCGAATGCCTTAGCTAAAGGTCAGTAATCCAACGCCCCTTGCTACCTCTCCAACTGCGTAAGCGGGTAGCCCAGGTTCTTGAACCTGGGTGGCGAAGCCACGAGAAGCCGCCGTGGGGCGTTGCCGGACGGTTGCGTCCTTTGCGCGAGGAGGCCAGCCCTGGTGCTTCTTGTCGCCTGCGGCGACCCAGGTTTGAAAACCTGGGTTACCCGGTTTGAGTCAGTGAGCGCGTAAGGGGAACCACGAAGAAACGACGCCGACGATCGCAGGATAGCGCCGCAGCGCGAAGAAGGTCCCACGCGGCTGGCAAAAAGTTAGGGTGGCTGGGTTCGCAGCCGCAGGCGTAGCCCCCAGCTTTTAGCGAGCAGACGCCCCCTTGGTGATTCCCCAGGGGCTCCGCTTCGCTACGACCCCGGGCGCCCGGCGAAGTCTTCGTCTTTCTCGAAGATCGTCATCCGTGCGTTGACCCGGTTGAGGGCATAGTAGACCAAGCCTCCTTGCGCTGCTCGTCGCGGTCTTCCTATGCCGCTTGTTCAACAGTTACCAGGGGGGATGTCAACAAAAGGTTCCTGACACCTTTAATTATGCCTTTATTTATGCGTATTCACCTACACGGTGAGTCAATCCGAAGCAGGTGTGCCACACTTATGGAACTCTGAAGTTTTTTGGATTTCTCTGTTAGCTACTTATAGACACTCTACAGATTGATGGTACATCTATGGCTAGTTGGAACTCTCCTTCTTTAGCATGGGGTATTGCCATGGACCGCAGAGACTTGCTTACCGCGAGTGTAGCTGGAGGAAGTGCTCTTATGTTTGGGGGCAACTTATTTGCCGATGAGGTCAAGAATTCAGAGTTAGTAGGTAGTGTTGGCGATTTTTCTTCAGAGGAACTTAAACTAGATTCCTTCGAAGTGATCGAGACATCGACAGCATTGAAGGCTGGTAGCGGCCCTCACGAACTTAACCTAGGAGACATACGCAGAGGCCGGCACATGCGAGAGTTTAACGTCCCTCGCGGTACCACCTTGGTCCTAGGTCAAGTGCAAGAGGGCATCCACGCCGGAGATGCGGTGTATTGGACGCTAGGTACAGCAATACGTGCTGAACAGACAGGCGATTGGCGATGCCGGGTGGTTTGGCAAATGAACTGGGGTCCGAATGATGCCCTGCCAACTCGCTTTCGCTATATACGTTACTAGCATCGCTAGTCCGGGAGAACAAAGGTGCCAGGAACCGTTTATGCCTTCCTGCTGCAGGTGGACGCTCAATATAAGGTTCCTGACACCTTTATTTACCTGACAGCGGGTAGCCCAGGTTCTTGAACCTGGGTGGCGAAGCCACGAGAAGCCGCTGCGGGGCGTTGCCGGACGGTTGCGTCCTTTGCGCGAGGAGGCCGGCCCTGGTGCTTCTTGTCGCCTGCGGCGACCCAGGTTTGAAAACCTGGGCTACCCGGTTTTCAAGGCGGACGTGGGGTGGCGGGGGCGCACCCGTTAGGGAAGCCCCCGAGCGTGCCGGGCCGGGCCTGTGGGGCACGGGGGCTTCCGCTTCGCGGTGCGCCCCCGCCACCCTTTTTGGGAGATGGTCTGTCAGAGCAGACGATCGCTCGGCGCCGAAGCGAGGACTACGACGCAGCCGCGCCAGTCGGCTGTGCGGGCTGTCATTTCTCGGTCGCCGATGACGATGCGGTGCTCGCCGGGGGCGGTCTCTTGGCAGGCGACCGTGGTGAGGCCGACGCCGACGCCGAGGCCGATGACCTTGGCGGCCGCCTCTTTGAGGGCCCAGAGCGTGGTGAGGCGTTGCTCGGGGGATGGTTCGCCGAGCAGGCGGTCTTCGGGGCCTTCGAACATCGCGCGGAGCTTGACGAGCCGCGGCGAGACCTCTTCGATGTCGACGCCGAGCCGCTGGCCCGGCTCGGGCGCCAGGCACGCCAGGGCGACCGGGCCGGCGGTCGTGTTCTTGTGCGAGATCGAGCAGTCGTGGCGGCCGTCGTCGCGCCACGCGCCGGCTTCGCTCAGCGCCAGCCGGGGGCGGCCCTTCGCATCGACGCGCAGCTCGCAGTCTTGCGGCGAGGCGGCCAACTGGTGGCCGATCGCCAGCTGCTTGACCAGCACGCGGCCGGCGAGCCACTCGCGGCGACGGGCTGGCACGCCGCGCGTGGCGTGCTCCGCGCGCTCGGCGGCGGTGAGCCAGGCGTCGCGCAAGGTGCGCCAGGCGTCCTCGTCGGGGCTGCCGATATCGGCCAGCGCCAGCGCAACGCCGGGCGCTTCGAGCCCCGGGAGCTTTAGAGGCAGCAACGGCAGAGGCAGCAACGGCAGGGGCTGCCGCGGCGACAGTGGCGGCGGCGACACGCCATCGGCGTCGCCCGGTGGTCTGTTCATGGGTGGCGTCCGTTCCAACGGCTGGTCACGCGAATCAACTCACCCCGCCGGCCGCCCTGCGTGAAAAACGAGGGGGGGCAGTCAAGCGGGGAGGCTCGTCTCGCCAACCAGTGTGACCGCTGCGGCGATCGATTGCGACCGCACGCGGCTTGTGCGGCCGCGGCCCGGCGGCCGATCCGCGCACTGCGGACGGGTGTCAGCCGACCGCTTGCAGCTCGCTCTCATGGGGCTCCAGGCCGTCGCTGCTCGGTCGGCTCTCGGCCTCGGCGAGGCGGGCCTCGAGTTCGTTGATCCGTCCTTGCATGCCGTTGAAGGCCTCGGCCAACTCGTGCCAGAAGTCGCCCTTGCGGAAGCGGATGGGGGCGACGCGGTCGCCGGCGGCGCTCTGACGCATCACGCGCCGCAGACGCAGCATCGGCCCGGTGAAGCGGTGCGACATGCGCATCAGGTCGTAGAGCGCGATGGGGCAGACGACCACCGCCGCCAGGGCGGCGAACGCGACCGTGGAGAGCACGGCCGACATGGTCGCCGGGTCGTTCGCGAGCGTGGCGAATCCGGGCGTCGCCATCGTCCAACCGATCATGGCCAGCATGCCGACCATCGCCAGGCTGACGAACCAGTACCGCACGGCCTGGGCGATGAGCGCCCCTTGGACCACGGGGTCGACGAATTGTTTCTTACGCTGTTGCTTCGCAGCCATGGGGTGAAGCCTCCCGCCTCGATGAGGGCCTGTCGGATAAGAAACGGCTCACCACCTGCAAAAAGTGAACCGCCATTAAAACCCTAGCCCACAATCCATAGTGGGGCCGTGTCGAATAGCCCTTCAGTAGCTGCGGCAGATCGCCGCGGGGCCGCGGATCGCCCTGCGCCGCAGCGAAAAGAGTCACTTGATCGGCATCCGCACCGCCCGCAACTCCATGCCGTTTTGATGGAGTGTGAGGGTTTTGAGGCTTTGCACGTCGTCCTCTGCGGGGGCGGCCGGGTCGCCGAAGGTGATCCGGGCCGGGACCACGCGGTACCGGAACTCGGTCGGCGAGGCGGCGTGCAGCCTGAGGGCGGGCTGGGCGGTCAGCTGGGCGGTGAGGCCGCGGTCGTCTTGGCGGACAACGACCCAGGCGAGCGGCGTGATCATGTAGGTCCCCTCGTACGAGGCGAGCAGCTCGGGATCGACCTCCACCATCTCGGGCAGCTCGATCGGCTCGGGGCGTTCGCCGCGAGCGGCTTGGAGCAGCTTCTCGCCGAGCGGGGTGACGCCCGCGGCGGCCGTGTTGGCGAGCACCACCACGCCGCAGCCCTCCTCGGGCGCCAGGCTGACCGAACTGGCGTAGCCGCCGGTCATGCCGTTGTGCCACCAGGCGTTGGAGTCGCTCGATCGGAACCAGGCGAGGCCAATCGCCGCCGCCGCGCCCTCGCGGCCGTTGTCGTGCCGCACGCGCATCGCGTCGCGGAGGGCGGCCGTGGCGGCGGGCGTTTCGGATCCGTCGCCGGCCAAGGCCGCTTCAACCAGCTTGACGAGGTCGGCCGCCGTCGAGCGGACGCCTCCCGCCGCGGTGAGGCCGCCCAGGTTCCAGGCGCCGTTGGGTGTGAGGTCGGCGTCGTACGGCGGCGCGAAACGCTCGCGCATCGAGTCGGTGAGCGCGACGCGCGTGTCGCTCATGCCGAGCGGCGCGCACAGCCGCTCGACGAGCAGCTCTTCGTAAGATTTGTCGGTAGCCCGCTCCAGCACGAGGCCGAGCACTCCCATGCCGAAATTCGAGTACTCGTCTTCGCCGGGAGGCCGGGCGGGCTTGGTCTTCGCCAAGTCGCCCCAGACCCGCTCGCGGGTGAAGCCGGCGTACGGGTCGAGGGCGTCGAGAAACAGCAGGCTCTTGAAGCTCGTCATGCTCGGCGGCAAACGCGGCAGGCCCGAGGTGTGGGTCGCCAGATGGGCGAGCGTGATCGGCTCGCCGAGCTCGGGTACCTTGATCCCTTCGGGCGTGTGGGCGCTGAGCGTATCGCCCTCACTCAGCAGACCACGCAGCTGGGCGTCGGCCAGCAGCGTGCCGGTGAGCGCCTTGGTGAACGAGCCGACCTCGTAGACCGTGTGCTCGTCGGGCGCGACGCCCGCGCCCTTTTCCATCTCGCCGAAAGCGAAGAACCGCACGCCGTCGTCGTCGACGACACCGATCGTGCAGCCGACGAGTAAGCCGGCGTCGATCAGGGGCTGGGCGAGGCGCTCGACCTCGGCGCGGTCGATCGCCCTGGCGGACGCGACTGGCAGGAAAGCGAGAAACAGCAGGATCAAACGTGTCAGCATGGGGTGTCCTTTCGACGGACATTCGCCGCCGCTCAGTCGAGCTTGGAGTATTTTTCGAACTCCGCCTCGAGATCGATCGTGTCGGCGCCGCCGTGGTGCAGCAGCACCATGTAGCGGAGCTTCAGGGGCTTGCCTTCGGCGAGCTCGAGCTTGCCCGGCTCGCTGGCGGCGGCTTGCTTCTCCTCGGCCGTCTTGCCGCCGAGGTAGGGCTTCACGCCGATCGGGTTGGCGGCGAACAGGCCGTACTCACGCGAGTGCCAGCGCGGCTCCGGATTGTAGCTGGACGGGTGGACCAGGATAGCGAGCCCGACACGCTCGCCCCCCTCGGTCGCCGGGCCGCTGTAGTCGGCCCAGCTGGCCCGCCGGCCCCACGACTCGCCGTTCTTCTGGCCGTGGTTGTTGACGAACGAGCCGCCCATCTTGGCGTCGTTCTTCATCGTTCCCGGCACCCGCACGGCGAAGAAGCCTTCCTTCGTGTCGCCGATCACCAGCGGGCCCTTGGGCGACCACAGCCTCAGCCGGCAGTCGATCCAGCGCGTTTCTTGGGGCGTGCCGAGGTTCTCGACGCCAAACTCCATCAGCCGCTGGTCGCAGGCGACCACGTCGCCCGCAGGGTTGATCCAGTCGTTGCGCGAGCCGACGGTGGCGACCTCGCCGGTCGTGTCGGCCCGCACCCACTCGCGGTGCTGCTGCGTGCCGATCGGGTAGTGGCGGTCGCGCTGCGGGGTTGGCTCGTGCCAGAAGTCGAAGCCATTCACCCCCTCGTAGCCCCACCACAGCGAGCGGTGGTGGTTGTGGTCGACGTGCTCGTGCGGGCCGGGGGCGCCGACGGGGTAGGAACGCGTCATCGCCTCGCCCGTCGGGCCGTTGAGCGGCCAAACGACCGGCCGCGTGCCGCTGCGCTCCAGGCAACGGGCGAAGACCTCGCCGTCGGCCATGACCGTCACGCCGTCGTCCTCCTGCGAGACCGACATGACGGCCCGCTCGGCGGCGTGGGAATTGAGGGCAACCAGAAGCAGCGACAGCAAGCAGAGGAGGCGGGTCATCGTCGTACCTAAAAAGCCTGATTTGAAACTAAGAAACAACGTATAGAACGCGGTTCGAGCGGATCGGGGTCGACCGAGGCGTCTATTTCAACCGCGTCGATCCGCCCAATCCGCGTGTATCGGCGTTCCATCCTTAAGTAGAGGGTACGCTGCGATCACTTCGGCATCGAGAAATTCTCGAGCGACAGGTCCTCAACGTGCTCGATGAGGCTCGGCTGCTTGGCGCCGGCGAACGTGCAGTTGCGGAGCGTCAGGCCCGTGATCGGCGCGTCGGGCAGGCCGACCAGGTGGAGCGCCCGCTTGCTCTTCTTCGACGTGACGTTCTCGAGCGTCACGTTGCTCACATGCGGCACGTGGGGGCCGGTCTCCGGCTGGTCGTAGACGAGATTGATGCGGAACACGGCGTCGCTCACCTCGCCGACCTCGACGTTGCGGACGTGCATGTTGCGGAGGTAACCGCCGCGCATCGAGTTGCTCTTCAGCCGGATCGCCCGCTCCAGGTTCGGGCTGCTCATGTAGCAGTCTTCGACGAACACGTTCTCGATGCCGCCCGACATCTCGCTGCCGAGCACCACGCCGCCGTGGCCGTCGCGCATCGTGCAGTTGCGGACCACGATGTTCTTGCTCGGCGTGCCGATGCGGCGGCCGTCGGCGTTGCGGCCCGACTTGATCGCGATGCAGTCGTCGCCCGTGTCGAACACGCAATCCTCGATCAGCACGCCGTCGCACGCCTCGGGGTTGCAGCCGTCGTTGTTAGGGCCGTGGCTCTCGACGGTGACGCCACGCACCGTGACGCTCGTGCAGAGGACCGGGTTCTGGCACCACATCGGCGAGCGGTTGAGCGTGTAGCCCTCGAGCAGCACCTTGTGGCAGCGGTAGGGCTGCACGAAGTTCACCCGCAGGGTGTTCCCCTCGCCGAAGACCCGTTTCTCGGGGGCCACGTTGCTCTCGGCCTGCTCGCGCAGTTTGTTGATGTCGCCCCGCTCGCGTTTCCAGGTCCACCAGTGGTCGTCGTCGGCGCCGCCGTCGAACACGCCGCCGCCGGTGATGGCGATGTTCTCTTGGTCCAAGGCGTAGAGCGGCGGCGAGTAGGTGTAGACCTCGGTCCCCTCGAAGCGGGTGAGCACCGGCGGCAGGAAGTCGTTCGGCTCGTTGCTGAACTGCACCTTGGCGCCCGCCTCGGCGTGCAGGTTCACATTGCTGAGCAGGTGGATCGGCCCTTTGACGAACCACTCGCCCGCCGGGATCACCACGCGGCCGCCGCCCGCGGCGTTGCACGCCTTGATCGCGGCCTTGATGGCCGGCAGGCAGTCGGTCTCGCCGCCCGGCTCGGCGCCCCCTTCGTAGGCGTCGTCGGTGATGACGAAGTCGTTGTCCGGGAAGGTCGGCTCCTCGATCGCGGCGAGGATATCCGGCGCCGAATCCCAGCCAACGGCGACGGCGTCAGCCGCTCGGGCCTCGGGGGCGTTCGCCACCAGCAACAAAGCAACGGCAACCAAGAGTGAGTTCAGCACGCGACAAGTCACAACCATGATCCGACTCCGCCCCCGCGGGCATATCTGAGAGAAAGAGAAATCGGGCGCGCAGAAAAAACGCCAAACCGATGAGATGATGTTCCGACTTCTAGGGTAGCCAAGCGACGGCTAGCAATGGAGAGCCCTATTCGCAATAATTTTCTCTTTAAACGCATCGCGCGTCCAGCCGCCGCTCGGCGTTGACGGCTGCCGCCTTGCCGAGCATGATCGCACGCACGGGATGCCGTCGCGTGTCGAGCACCCCTTTTCACATTGGCCATTCGGCGTCCCCTCAGCCCCTCGGCGACCCGTTGAACAGCAAAAGTTTCTCGATGTTTGCCGCCGGCGTGCTGGTCGGCCTGTTGGTGGCCACCTG encodes the following:
- a CDS encoding sensor histidine kinase; this translates as MPHGQAASDSSHDLPEPGRVAELERQVQALRAELLEAQKMTALGELVSTTTHEFNNVLTTILNYAKLGLRHTDEPTRTKALEKIYGAGQRAEKITNSVLGMARNRGAEAAPTDLSALVAETLVLLEREMQKYRVQVETSYETERRSMVIANQIQQVLMNLLTNARQAMPRGGRVIIRVAEDPQAGTVDLVVRDTGEGIPTESLPRIFEKFYSTKSGPDETGKGGAGVGLSACREIIEAHGGRLRVESKVGVGTAFTLKLPVAQETVLAPTPKLGLPISAASNATA
- the nadD gene encoding nicotinate-nucleotide adenylyltransferase; protein product: MRLGLFGGSFDPVHRGHLLLAECCMEQGGLDRVWFVPSAVQPHKPGGPVAGDADRVRMLRLALEGRPGMEVSTLEVERGEVSYSVDTLREIRRQLPDAELFFLMGADTLHDLPTWRGPAEVLALATPMVVCRPGEPEPDFGVLSGLVGGDRLAAIAASRVAMPATEVSSSDLRRRIAVGEPWREMTDAAVADDIEAHKLYGLGNREQ
- the priA gene encoding replication restart helicase PriA — translated: MAAQQSLFADDPPDWEQDAAGEALTATVVMAGAGGGAAGEFDYLVPDQLADPRNPETRAEPGRRVLVPFGRGDRRLSAYCVAVGVKPRGARRLKSLLEVLDPAPLISESMLRLARWMAEYYLTPLGQVLETVLPAGVRGAAGTREVTLLSVPTAVAARLTRLELPEKQRRALESLAASTKPLSPPQLAKLADCTTAPINALRKKGLVESRVERLDTAQADELLAPTVERQQPKQLNKDQAHTLATILAALEAPQSQTVLIHGVTGSGKTEVYIQAIERVVGFGRQAIVLVPEISLTPQTVGRFRERFDHIAVLHSHQSDVERHRQWRRIAAGEIQVVVGARSAVFAPTPHLGLIVIDEEHETSFKQDTAPRYHAREVARRRAEAARAPLVLSSATPSLEAWVRADGPDPDALLASMPRRVGGLPMPDVRTIDLVQEAHGRGGRGAISRPLSQAIHASLEDRGQVILLLNRRGFSTHVRCPSCGYLLECPHCETALTFHRDTNVALCHWCDYREPPPRICPDCKSAGVNYHGLGTQKLEAEVRARFPSANVLRMDTDTMRSPGSHERALDAFRRGEVQVLLGTQMIAKGLDFPNVTLVGVINADSALHWPDFRASERTFQLVTQVAGRTGRGERGGRVMVQTFEPGHPAIAAAVRHDYAAFAAGELPEREALGYPPYGSVVRMIARGENAKLVEALLAKAADTIRRHGEEFDAMGPAHALRVIGPAPAPLEKLRGEYRFHLLVRSRDGAALHRVMQRVAAELEAPDGVRWVVDVDPVDMM
- a CDS encoding TlpA family protein disulfide reductase, with product MSKLMHLQTYIVASYCLLVVFSCLLLAAVALLGTAAFEWKTPLRNRRLKTSCGLFLAALVVLALPRVLFAFVEFSQGMTKEMYEKNRTEMDSRASETSHVGLGEFAPDFSIEVDDGTSFTLSGHRGSVVLVNFFRTDCGPCNLEFPVLQEIWEKHGSRDDFGMIAISRGETMEAVTSFKSANKLTLPTAVDDNSSIYDQYAPAHIPRTYLVSRDGTIGFQTMGFMSDYKYDGDSEQLRTTVANALAKGQ
- a CDS encoding 4'-phosphopantetheinyl transferase family protein, with protein sequence MNRPPGDADGVSPPPLSPRQPLPLLPLPLLPLKLPGLEAPGVALALADIGSPDEDAWRTLRDAWLTAAERAEHATRGVPARRREWLAGRVLVKQLAIGHQLAASPQDCELRVDAKGRPRLALSEAGAWRDDGRHDCSISHKNTTAGPVALACLAPEPGQRLGVDIEEVSPRLVKLRAMFEGPEDRLLGEPSPEQRLTTLWALKEAAAKVIGLGVGVGLTTVACQETAPGEHRIVIGDREMTARTADWRGCVVVLASAPSDRLL
- a CDS encoding HAMP domain-containing protein — translated: MAAKQQRKKQFVDPVVQGALIAQAVRYWFVSLAMVGMLAMIGWTMATPGFATLANDPATMSAVLSTVAFAALAAVVVCPIALYDLMRMSHRFTGPMLRLRRVMRQSAAGDRVAPIRFRKGDFWHELAEAFNGMQGRINELEARLAEAESRPSSDGLEPHESELQAVG